The genomic window TAGCGGTCGCCCACCTTGCGGGCGACGATGGGCTGCACCATGCCGTGCGTCTTGAGGCTGGCGGCCAGATCGTCGAGCAGCGCCTCGTCGAAGTGGAGGCGGGGCTGGTGGCGGTTGGCCACCAGGGAGCCCACGGGCACCTCGCGGTTGCTGGTGTCCTCGGGAGCCAGCTGGCTCATGAGGGAGGTGAGGCCCCGGCCCAGGGCGGGTCGTTTGGGGGTGGTCATGCGGGTCCTCGCGGGATGAGGGGTTCTTCGATCCCCAGCCACTCCTTGGCCAGATTCAGGTAGGCCTGCGCCCCCTTGGAACGGAGGTCGTAGAAGGCCACGGGCTTGCCGTGGCTGGGCGCCTCGGCCAGGCGGATGTTGCGGGGGATCTGGGTCTGGAAGACCTTGCCGGGGAAGGCTGCGCGCACTTCCGAGGCGACCGCCGAGCCCAGGTTGGTGCGCTCCTCGGCCATGGTCAGGAGGATGCCGCCCAGCTTGAGGGCGGGGTTGGGCCCGGCCTGGATGCGGCGGATGGTCTCCACCAGCTCGGCCAGCCCGTCCATGGCGAGGAACTCGCAGGGCATGGGGATGATCACCTCGTCCGCGGCCGTCAGCGCGTTGAGCGTGATCATGCCGAGGCTGGGCGGGGGATCGATGAGGATGTAGTCGTACTTCCCGAGGACGGGCTTCAGGGCCCGGCGCAGCACCTGGAGCTCGGGC from Geothrix sp. 21YS21S-2 includes these protein-coding regions:
- a CDS encoding ParA family protein produces the protein MTARIIALANQKGGVGKTTSAINLAASLAMMEKLVLLVDFDPQGHSTTGLGFPKPDHRAGSYALMKGAPVEALVLTTEVPMLQVVPAGKDLAQLEFELFELPELQVLRRALKPVLGKYDYILIDPPPSLGMITLNALTAADEVIIPMPCEFLAMDGLAELVETIRRIQAGPNPALKLGGILLTMAEERTNLGSAVASEVRAAFPGKVFQTQIPRNIRLAEAPSHGKPVAFYDLRSKGAQAYLNLAKEWLGIEEPLIPRGPA